The window GAGCTTTCTGGAGTTGCTGTGTAAGGCCAGACTTCAGAACGAAGAGATTAAAGGCATCTcgcatttttgtgtttttagataaaatagaataatagataaataataatatataataacaatgtaaCTAATGCATAATTTACAAAGTCTGGTAAAGCTGAAATCTGCTCAACATCCCACAAAACCCCAACAGTCTCATTGTGCCTGACACAGAAATTAAACTCGAGCTGGTGAATAATTCACAATTTAAACAGGAAAATGTTCAACGGCAGATATACAGACACAGGCATTCCACATCACAAAGTCGGATGACTGCTGGTGAGTCTGTCGTGGACCTCTTTTACCAGATGACCTTTTTTGTGGTCATCTTCACGGTCACCTTCGCTGGGCCAAGCATCAGGTTCTCCATGTTCGTCCGGGGTCTCATCCCATGTGCTATTATTACTAACAGCTtcttcatcaccaccaccatcatcatcatcagtggcAGTAGTATTCGGCTAGGCAGCTTCCAAATATTAATTTCTCTTTCCTTAGTATTAACCACTGCCAGTGTTTGCAGTTCATTATCCATATATTTAATCCTTTACTTCACAGCAGATCTAGTAGTATTTGTAGCGAGTTTTTCTGTCCTGACTTTCACCTCACATTCTTCCTCTGCTTCCCTGCGTATGGATGATGGCGTAACTGACATGCCTCCATATTCCTTGTCTTCCTACATCGTTTGGAATCTTACATTTTGGAATTTTAAGTTTGTCATTTTACATGTAGTAGTTCATTTATGAGCTATTTAAAAGGGGAATTAAGATGATTTCTGGAATTCTGGATTTTACAATTAAGGGAATATCCAATAACAGGGTACTTTTAATTCAACAGGGTTCACTGAAAGGCAACAAATCAAACTACaggaaaatgtatattaattcattttcctgtagtttataaataaatattcattaataaaattaaatagcatctttatttttattttttttacacatctcACCTCACACACCCAAAAGTAAATATTCCCATTATCAAGACAAACTATAATTCCAGTAAGTGGTGAAAGTATTTTCGGAAGTTTGACATTTCTGTTCAATATGctgctttgattttttaaagcatttagccagagtgacttacatatttagcagtggaccgtgtgtgtgtttgtgcgctaACTGAATTAAACACATGACCCTGGGGTTGCCAGCACCGCGCTGCTCCACCAGGTGAGCTCCAGCAGCTGGTGattttctccatcacaccagAGATGAAACACCtggaataataaaaaaacaaaacaggtttacTGAGGCTGCAGAGTACTGCTGAGTTATGTGAGAAACGTGAGACAGACTGAGGCGGTGATGGTACGTGTACTGCTGAGTTATGTGAGAAACGTGAGACAGACTGAGGCGGTGATGGTACGTGTACTGCTGAGTTATGTGAGAAACGTGAGACAGACTGAGGCGGTGATGGTAGGCTCTGTGATGTCAGGCTTTGCATACTGAAATGCTCACCGTGCGAGAACTTGCACTGTTTCAGCACTTCGCTGAAGCCCTCACACAAGCTGAGGTCAGTCTGAGTGGTAGCACAGTCCAAGAACTGCCTCACCTCCAGCAGACACGGGCCAGCCTGGGGCGGGGTGCTGGGGGGTGGATCCTGAGACTGGGGGAGGAaccaaataatacaaatgagACATGCAGTACGAATAATTAAAGAAGTCTCCAGTGATTCTACATTTAGAGTTAATGGACGGGGTGTTTCAGTTAAGAAAAGACTTAAGAAAAGTTTCATGCAGGGAGGGCTCAAGTCCTGTCGCCAAGGACAGGGATTGCCATAGTAACTGAGggtccacctcctcctctctgtgtacTCATTCGCATACAGTCACTGATGCCCCACCTCCTCTTGGCTATATAATCACACTCATTAAAACAGGGCTGGGCCGCTCCTCTCCCACGATCCCAGGTTCCGCCTGCTTCCCTTCAAACGGCCCAGTACTCACCTGATACGTGGGGGCTGGTTTGGCTGCTTCTGAGCTGCCGCCACCGCTGAAGGCTCCGGTGAGGGCGCTGCCCATCACATGACCCACGGCAGAGCCGACCGCCACCCCGGCCGCGGTAGTCGCCATCTGGGCCATGAGGCCTGGCTGCTTGGGCTGCTGTGGAGCCAGGGCTGACGGGGGAGGAGCCACAGAGGCCGGCGCAAAGGAGTGGGCGGGGGCACTGgcaaacaatcaatcaatcaatcaaccaaccaaccaaccaatacgagtctcagacacacacaggtaaagtCAAGTCATACTAGTAATTATAATTTGCGTTTAGTGTCTCTGGAGATTCATGGGCTAAAACGTAGCATTTTACACCAAGGTTGAGAGAAGGACCACGATATAGTTAACCAGTGTTTTAACAAAAGTTGTTAGATAACCAGCTAGACAGCCCAGATTTTCCAGAGAGCGCCTGAAGGACGTAGGAGGACCAAACACAATAACATCTAGTTCCAGTGAGGTAGCGGTAGCTAGTTCGTCATCAGTCCCATCATTTTCAATACCGAATATACTTAATGATTTGCTGTTAATACTCTTACGTTAAGGCTCGACAGTGCTTgtgacttttttaaaacttctccAAGCTTCAGTGGGAACGGGGATTTAAACATTCCAGTCACACAATAAGACACCAACGTaggctaacgttagctatccGGCTAACTGTTTACTAAAAGTCAGCAGCTGAAGCCTTTGATGGATTAACGAGTTTCGCTAGTGCGGCAGACCGTTTACCGACCTTGTGTCCCCGGTACAAGCCTAACGCCAGATCGCTACTTTACCTTGCTGAGGCAGACGGACGACTGCGACTTCCTCTCGCCATTCTCAACGTTTAGTAAGAGATGTAGGAATAACTCGAGCAGACGGAGTGACCGTCCTTACAAGTAGGAACCGCGAACGACCTTGCGTGGACCGTGTGCAGGGCGCATGCGCGTTTCGCAGCATGgttcatttgaaatgttaaatgaaCAACTCGCACCTTGAGGACCCTGTGATACCGAAGGACTGGCGAGATCTTTCCTTGAGCTTTACTAATTTTAGAGGATTGTGTAGTAAATTTAGACCTAATTACACAAACAGGACAtgataaagcaaaaataacgaaggaattaaaacaaaaaccgTGAATGTATTGGACCATTTAGTGAGAATGAATAAGCTCGACATTATAACAGTACGTTTATTTTAGAGTGCACGTTTACTGTTAAAAACGCTAATTtctgatttaaatgtatatgcaATATCACGTGTATCGTCTACACACCGTTTGTTAAACGTGTTTAAAGTGTAGAagtataaatcattttaaaatgatcttaaaattGGAAGTTCAGCATGAAGCCAACTGCCTAACCAAATGAATGTACCTACTGATTACGTAATGGTTCTCTGGCGCCCTCCGGTGTTCAACAACTAGCAATTAAGAACGGATAAATGCCTTTAAATAGATAAATACCCAATAGAAACGCAGCTATTTTTCTTACGTTACCTCGCAAGGTTTCTGGGAACCATATACACAACGGGATTAAACGTCACCTTTAGTAACACGTATTTTCATGTTGTCGGCCAGAGGTGGCTTGAGTTACATGTTGAGTTACATGGTAACGTGAGGCTGCTGTTCCGAGGCCTGCCTGAAGAGGGCAGCATACCGGGCCCCCCGAACACCCTCTCGCCCCACCGCCGCGCCAAATCACCCCAGACTCGCTGCTAATAGCTGAACTTttcgtttttatttttattcctgtgttaatacaataaatatacaaaactcAAACTACTCAACATGCGACTGCAGGGGAGACAAGAGTGCATTTGTACAGTACAGTGAAATTCAGGACAACAGGCAACCACTCGTAagttttacaaaatatacaaatatccTTCGGGTTCGCTCGCGCTAAGCTGGGACACCTCGCTCGTGCAGGTCGACTCTCCGGTTCCTCCTCAGTGTTCCAACTACGTCACTAGTGTCAGCGAGTCAAcaacgcgcgcgcacactcacacgtcATATCTATGGACAATCCAATTATCGGagttgattttctttttcttcctacTTTTATGAAagcatttcaaaacattttacatacatacatttatatttatatatatatatatatatatatatatatatatatatatatatatatatatatatatatatatatatttttttatatctatatatatatatttatatctatatctatctatatatatatatatatatatatatatatatatatctatatctatctatatatatatatatatatatatatatgga is drawn from Electrophorus electricus isolate fEleEle1 chromosome 22, fEleEle1.pri, whole genome shotgun sequence and contains these coding sequences:
- the chchd10 gene encoding coiled-coil-helix-coiled-coil-helix domain-containing protein 10, mitochondrial, which gives rise to MARGSRSRPSASASAPAHSFAPASVAPPPSALAPQQPKQPGLMAQMATTAAGVAVGSAVGHVMGSALTGAFSGGGSSEAAKPAPTYQSQDPPPSTPPQAGPCLLEVRQFLDCATTQTDLSLCEGFSEVLKQCKFSHGVSSLV